Proteins from a genomic interval of Sporomusaceae bacterium FL31:
- a CDS encoding phosphate transport system permease protein yields the protein MLIILDELEHTCKDVKLVMELAAKEHNVMNTVNRDHKLKLLYDRYVRYLFIASAFLMTVIILAIIVFVGQQGLMTFAEVSPLEFFLTTKWDPMEGQYGALSFIVGSVAVTMLAIFFGAPLGLAGAVFMAKIAPSWIREIMRPATDLYVAIPSVVYGYVGLTILVPFVREFFHVSIGFGLLSAAVILAVMILPTIISISEDALRSVPRPLEEASLALGATRWQTIWQVLLPAALPGILTSIILAMARAVGETMAVQMVIGNTPQLARSLFMPTSTLPSEIVVEMGNTPFGSAWGNSLFLMALVLLLISLAMILIIRRIAQRRVA from the coding sequence TTGCTTATAATTTTAGATGAACTAGAACATACATGTAAGGATGTGAAGCTTGTCATGGAATTAGCGGCAAAGGAGCATAACGTTATGAATACAGTCAACCGTGACCATAAATTAAAACTTTTATATGATCGCTATGTACGCTATTTATTTATTGCCAGTGCCTTTTTAATGACGGTCATTATTTTGGCTATAATCGTATTTGTTGGTCAGCAAGGCCTAATGACGTTTGCTGAGGTAAGTCCGCTGGAATTTTTTCTTACTACCAAATGGGACCCTATGGAAGGACAATATGGTGCATTGAGCTTTATTGTTGGCTCAGTGGCTGTCACGATGCTGGCCATCTTCTTTGGAGCACCATTGGGATTGGCTGGCGCGGTATTTATGGCTAAGATTGCACCAAGCTGGATTAGAGAGATTATGCGCCCAGCAACAGATTTATATGTGGCGATTCCATCGGTTGTTTATGGCTATGTCGGTTTGACCATCCTGGTACCCTTCGTACGTGAATTCTTCCATGTTAGTATTGGTTTTGGGTTGCTTTCTGCCGCAGTTATTTTAGCGGTCATGATATTGCCAACTATTATCAGTATCTCAGAAGATGCGCTAAGATCAGTGCCACGGCCTTTGGAAGAGGCCTCACTAGCTTTAGGAGCAACCCGTTGGCAAACTATCTGGCAAGTATTGTTGCCAGCTGCGCTGCCGGGAATTCTTACTTCGATTATTTTGGCTATGGCCAGGGCAGTTGGTGAAACGATGGCTGTGCAAATGGTTATCGGGAATACGCCGCAGCTTGCACGTTCCTTATTTATGCCGACATCAACCTTACCAAGTGAGATTGTGGTTGAGATGGGGAACACTCCCTTTGGTTCGGCTTGGGGGAACTCCCTGTTTTTGATGGCGCTGGTATTGCTGCTAATTTCGCTGGCAATGATTTTGATTATTAGACGGATTGCTCAAAGGAGAGTGGCGTAA
- a CDS encoding phosphate-binding protein, translated as MKFLRKSKMMIAAVALMLGVTFVAGCGGQKEAAADLQGTVTASGSTALLPLLKPAQEEFQKKNAKVTVNIAGGGSFTGMNQVAAGSVNIGNSDVNLPADFKDKGLVDHQVAVIPFVFIVNPDVSVDNLTQQQYVDIMTGKVTNWKEVGGKDQKITLVHRAKSSGSRATIAEVVLKGANFTDNAVIQDSNGAVRAAIASTPGAIGYVDAPYADNTVKTLSFNGVKYSPEAVTGGQYPVYTYGHMYTKGEATGAVKAFIDYVMSKEFQENYAEKTGFIPVTKMKK; from the coding sequence ATGAAGTTTTTACGTAAATCCAAAATGATGATAGCCGCGGTTGCCTTAATGCTTGGCGTGACTTTTGTTGCCGGCTGTGGCGGACAAAAAGAGGCTGCCGCTGATTTACAAGGTACTGTGACTGCTTCCGGTTCGACTGCACTTTTGCCATTGCTTAAACCTGCGCAAGAAGAATTCCAAAAGAAGAACGCTAAAGTAACTGTAAATATTGCTGGTGGTGGATCCTTTACCGGGATGAACCAAGTGGCTGCAGGCTCTGTGAATATTGGTAACTCTGATGTTAACCTGCCAGCAGATTTTAAAGACAAAGGATTAGTGGATCATCAAGTCGCCGTAATTCCATTCGTCTTTATTGTAAATCCGGATGTATCGGTTGATAATTTAACACAACAGCAATATGTAGATATTATGACTGGTAAAGTAACCAACTGGAAAGAAGTTGGCGGCAAAGACCAAAAAATTACCCTTGTTCATCGTGCGAAATCTTCTGGTTCCCGTGCAACTATTGCTGAAGTTGTATTAAAAGGCGCAAACTTTACTGATAATGCTGTAATTCAGGATTCTAACGGGGCTGTAAGAGCGGCTATTGCCAGCACTCCAGGCGCTATCGGGTATGTAGATGCTCCTTATGCAGATAATACAGTGAAAACATTATCTTTCAATGGTGTTAAATATTCTCCTGAGGCGGTTACTGGCGGTCAGTATCCAGTTTATACCTACGGTCACATGTATACAAAAGGTGAAGCAACTGGCGCAGTGAAAGCTTTCATTGATTATGTTATGAGCAAAGAATTCCAAGAAAACTATGCTGAGAAGACTGGCTTTATCCCAGTAACAAAAATGAAGAAATAG
- a CDS encoding site-specific integrase: protein MAERRENGAGTKPKYDKERNRWCQKISYSDHNGIKKRKSIYGGTEGECKQNTKNFIRDVEAGLDMTANKMTVGQWLTKWLKTYKKPALEVTSYASYEHQVNHHITPKLGGVILKQLKRIQIQEFFNEKSKKLSPMTLELIKAILVNALKMAMVDGYIIKNPAVSLMLPAVKDKVVKPLSKEEIGKLLKTVESDRLYSMIYLAIYTGMRKGELAALTWQDVNLKSKTIHVRHGVKYNREAKQYEIGSTKTPTAVRDIPISKIVVDELKRHKARQAAEQLEIGDAYEKNNLVFARENGKVAVLNGIDIKFSSLITKSGIERRTFHDLRHTFASICISQKVNIKALSEYLGHSNISITYDVYGHLLPGDKEGITDTITAYLMGI, encoded by the coding sequence TTGGCCGAAAGAAGAGAAAATGGTGCTGGCACGAAGCCCAAATATGATAAAGAGCGGAATCGTTGGTGTCAGAAGATTAGTTATTCCGACCACAATGGGATTAAGAAACGTAAAAGCATATATGGCGGTACTGAGGGCGAATGCAAACAGAATACTAAGAATTTTATTAGGGACGTTGAAGCCGGACTTGATATGACCGCTAATAAAATGACTGTTGGCCAGTGGCTTACTAAATGGCTCAAAACGTATAAAAAGCCCGCCCTAGAGGTTACAAGCTATGCTAGCTACGAGCACCAGGTTAATCATCACATTACACCGAAGTTGGGCGGGGTAATACTTAAACAGCTAAAGCGTATACAAATTCAAGAGTTTTTTAATGAGAAGTCTAAGAAGCTATCGCCCATGACACTAGAACTGATTAAGGCTATATTGGTAAATGCTCTAAAAATGGCAATGGTGGATGGTTATATCATTAAGAATCCAGCGGTAAGCTTAATGTTACCTGCTGTTAAGGATAAAGTCGTAAAGCCATTAAGCAAAGAAGAAATAGGTAAATTATTAAAGACTGTAGAGAGCGATAGGCTTTATTCTATGATTTATCTAGCAATATACACTGGTATGCGCAAAGGTGAGCTTGCAGCCTTAACCTGGCAGGATGTGAACTTAAAATCTAAAACCATCCATGTAAGGCACGGAGTAAAATATAATCGAGAAGCGAAGCAGTATGAGATCGGCAGCACTAAAACACCCACAGCAGTAAGAGATATTCCAATAAGTAAGATTGTTGTGGATGAGCTTAAGCGCCATAAAGCACGCCAGGCTGCTGAGCAGCTCGAAATAGGTGATGCATACGAGAAGAATAATCTTGTGTTTGCAAGGGAGAATGGCAAAGTAGCAGTATTGAATGGAATTGATATTAAGTTTTCTTCATTAATTACAAAGTCAGGAATAGAGCGTCGGACATTTCACGATTTACGCCATACGTTTGCTAGCATATGTATATCTCAAAAGGTAAATATTAAAGCTCTTTCTGAGTATCTAGGGCATTCAAATATAAGCATTACCTATGATGTGTATGGCCATTTACTGCCAGGGGACAAAGAAGGGATTACGGATACCATAACGGCGTATTTAATGGGTATCTAG
- a CDS encoding antirepressor: protein MKTRATQRLQRIQQIKNNMLGVTAIDGIAMVSSRDVADMFEKRHDNVLQSIANCGCSKEFNLLNFKETLYKDNQGRKQREVLMTKDRFAFIVMGFTGRKAAIW, encoded by the coding sequence ATGAAAACACGAGCAACCCAACGCCTTCAACGCATCCAGCAAATCAAAAACAACATGTTAGGTGTTACTGCTATTGATGGTATTGCTATGGTAAGCAGTCGTGATGTTGCTGATATGTTTGAGAAGCGACATGACAATGTACTGCAATCCATAGCTAACTGTGGATGCAGTAAAGAATTTAATCTCCTGAATTTTAAGGAGACCTTATATAAAGATAATCAGGGAAGGAAACAGCGTGAAGTTTTGATGACTAAAGACCGATTTGCTTTTATAGTCATGGGTTTCACTGGTCGTAAGGCGGCGATATGGTAG
- a CDS encoding putative DNA-binding protein Rv0500A, with the protein MMDAKQRLPDLITVKELERFLGISTPRAYELVHSKGFPTVKVGRGYRVNKDKLIEMVENGRVF; encoded by the coding sequence ATGATGGATGCAAAACAGAGGCTGCCAGATTTAATAACAGTCAAGGAGCTTGAGCGGTTCCTCGGCATTTCAACGCCAAGGGCTTACGAATTAGTACACTCTAAGGGATTCCCCACGGTAAAAGTCGGGCGTGGTTATCGCGTCAATAAGGATAAGCTTATTGAAATGGTTGAGAATGGGCGTGTATTTTGA